The following coding sequences lie in one Isoptericola variabilis 225 genomic window:
- a CDS encoding glycosyltransferase family 39 protein produces MRHAPGAPHGTAPGRAGGLGRLVGGRAFLSLVIAAFVVQGAWIALLARPSIYDEAYHIAAVRAFARAWTPFVDQAALGYPRGVGDVERYGSYLMHWLLSYPYRVTGGWDEGDRVVMLRLLCVAAVAGGLLVWRAVFRRLGAGPAGANVAVLVVSLAPLLVFQSANVNYDNLLFLLTAVFCLAALRLHAAQHLDLAAWASVLLAGGLLAVTKYSALPFIAFVGVVLLVRQVRSALQGGTAGAATRWLDGARRDRVARTATAGGAVLAVLLVVERYGMNVVRYGTPVPDCGDVHPADTCATWEPWGRNQTADASFADLPLTPNLVESFLTGIWVPRVLWTWNAIGVKTAAGPSADTNGPTIAGFVVLGGAIALLAVLLLTLVGRHWEGGAMMLLGGTAAFGLALFLNNLDDYRTMGQPIGVHGRYLVTFVPVLVGIAVVGAARMTGGGGSRAAAAAVLTLVVATQGGGAAPFLTQSTAEWWQDKPVLVAVQERLASVARGLVPHDDAVRDPRPDPGAWSSPALSG; encoded by the coding sequence ATGAGGCACGCGCCGGGAGCGCCGCACGGGACGGCGCCGGGCCGGGCGGGAGGTCTCGGCCGCCTCGTCGGCGGCAGGGCCTTCCTGTCCCTCGTGATCGCCGCCTTCGTCGTGCAGGGCGCCTGGATCGCTCTGCTGGCCCGACCGTCGATCTACGACGAGGCGTACCACATCGCCGCCGTCCGCGCCTTCGCCCGGGCCTGGACGCCCTTCGTGGACCAGGCCGCCCTGGGGTACCCGCGGGGGGTCGGCGACGTCGAACGGTACGGCTCCTACCTGATGCACTGGCTGCTCAGCTATCCGTACCGCGTGACGGGTGGCTGGGACGAGGGCGACCGCGTGGTGATGCTCCGGCTCCTGTGCGTCGCCGCGGTCGCCGGGGGGCTCCTGGTCTGGCGGGCCGTCTTCCGGCGGCTCGGTGCGGGCCCGGCCGGCGCCAACGTCGCCGTGCTGGTCGTGAGCCTGGCGCCCCTGCTCGTCTTCCAGTCCGCGAACGTCAACTACGACAACCTGCTCTTCCTCCTCACCGCGGTCTTCTGCCTCGCCGCCCTCCGCCTCCATGCCGCGCAGCACCTGGACCTCGCAGCGTGGGCCTCCGTGCTCCTCGCCGGGGGGCTGCTGGCCGTCACCAAGTACTCGGCGCTCCCGTTCATCGCGTTCGTCGGGGTCGTGCTCCTCGTGCGCCAGGTGCGGTCGGCGCTCCAAGGCGGGACGGCGGGAGCAGCCACCCGATGGCTCGACGGAGCGCGACGGGACCGGGTCGCGCGTACCGCCACGGCCGGGGGAGCCGTCCTCGCCGTCCTGCTCGTCGTCGAGCGCTACGGGATGAACGTCGTGCGGTACGGGACCCCCGTGCCGGACTGCGGCGACGTCCACCCGGCCGACACGTGCGCGACGTGGGAGCCGTGGGGGAGGAACCAGACCGCCGACGCGTCGTTCGCCGACCTGCCGCTCACGCCCAACCTCGTCGAGTCGTTCCTCACCGGCATCTGGGTGCCGCGGGTGCTGTGGACCTGGAACGCCATCGGGGTGAAGACCGCCGCCGGCCCGTCCGCCGACACCAACGGGCCGACGATCGCGGGCTTCGTCGTCCTCGGGGGCGCGATCGCGCTCCTCGCCGTGCTGCTGCTGACCCTCGTGGGCAGGCACTGGGAGGGCGGGGCGATGATGCTCCTCGGCGGCACGGCCGCCTTCGGGCTCGCGCTCTTCCTCAACAACCTCGACGACTACCGCACGATGGGGCAGCCGATCGGCGTGCACGGGCGGTACCTGGTCACCTTCGTGCCCGTCCTCGTGGGGATCGCGGTCGTCGGCGCGGCACGCATGACCGGAGGCGGCGGGTCGCGCGCCGCCGCCGCGGCGGTGCTCACCCTCGTGGTGGCGACCCAGGGCGGGGGGGCCGCACCGTTCCTGACGCAGTCGACGGCGGAGTGGTGGCAGGACAAGCCCGTGCTGGTGGCCGTCCAGGAACGCCTCGCGAGCGTCGCGCGAGGGCTCGTGCCGCACGACGACGCGGTGCGAGACCCTCGACCGGACCCGGGCGCGTGGTCCTCGCCCGCGCTCAGCGGGTAG